Proteins co-encoded in one Natronorubrum daqingense genomic window:
- a CDS encoding carbohydrate ABC transporter permease, whose protein sequence is MATDTDENPLIGGEEGRERDRDRSGNAVVNWMENLSEAAYAYLLLIPAFALLTLIAFYPLIQTFVMSLRSDETRGVEPLGEFVGVENYVDILTGNARLARQFLDVTVSTSFPFVELGVPFLQQALFVTLAFAVISVIAETLIGFGQAYVLDQEFRGRRWVRVAIILPWAVPIVIQGMIFFLLFQPEVGFGSDLMQWLGLFGADPLADSQDSFIIILIADIWKSSAFMALLILAGLQSVDRSLYDVARVAGASPWQRFKRITLPLVMPALLVAMLFRTMDAMRVYGLIESTAGCTTVPSLTCLVVEAMFGGTRIFATAAAIAFATALVIGLIISVYVFFFRDTQGGLY, encoded by the coding sequence ATGGCGACTGATACCGACGAGAACCCGTTGATTGGCGGAGAAGAAGGGCGGGAACGAGACCGAGACCGAAGCGGAAACGCCGTCGTCAACTGGATGGAGAATCTGAGCGAGGCCGCGTACGCCTACTTGCTGTTGATCCCGGCGTTCGCGTTACTCACCCTGATCGCGTTCTACCCGCTCATTCAGACGTTCGTCATGTCGTTGCGCTCCGATGAGACGCGGGGTGTAGAGCCACTCGGTGAGTTCGTCGGCGTCGAGAACTACGTCGACATACTCACCGGAAACGCTCGTCTCGCCCGGCAGTTCCTCGACGTCACGGTCTCGACGTCGTTTCCGTTCGTCGAACTCGGCGTGCCGTTCCTGCAGCAAGCGTTGTTCGTGACGCTCGCGTTCGCCGTCATCAGCGTCATCGCCGAGACCCTCATCGGCTTCGGACAGGCGTACGTTCTCGATCAGGAGTTCCGAGGCCGGCGGTGGGTTCGCGTCGCGATCATCCTCCCGTGGGCGGTACCGATCGTGATCCAGGGGATGATCTTCTTCTTATTGTTCCAACCCGAAGTCGGCTTCGGCAGCGACCTGATGCAGTGGCTCGGTCTCTTCGGGGCAGATCCGCTGGCCGATAGTCAGGATTCGTTCATCATCATCCTCATCGCCGACATCTGGAAGTCCTCGGCGTTCATGGCCCTGCTCATCCTCGCGGGACTCCAGAGCGTCGATCGGAGCCTCTACGACGTCGCACGCGTCGCCGGCGCGTCGCCGTGGCAACGGTTCAAGCGAATCACGCTGCCCCTCGTCATGCCGGCACTGCTAGTCGCGATGTTGTTCCGAACGATGGACGCGATGCGCGTCTACGGCCTCATCGAATCGACGGCCGGCTGTACGACCGTCCCCTCGCTGACCTGTCTCGTCGTCGAAGCGATGTTCGGCGGGACGCGGATCTTCGCGACGGCTGCCGCTATCGCGTTCGCGACGGCGCTGGTGATCGGCCTGATCATCTCGGTGTACGTGTTCTTCTTCCGGGATACGCAAGGAGGGCTCTACTGA